One genomic segment of Arachis duranensis cultivar V14167 chromosome 4, aradu.V14167.gnm2.J7QH, whole genome shotgun sequence includes these proteins:
- the LOC107484982 gene encoding protein trichome birefringence-like 3 isoform X1, with protein MMMKPPRVGIVKLPLTTIIITLCVLVFMALLYAEKFSSFSSISIIKLKPFCPRKSTEPKSTDDKRVKEDEVGKEVVNASWVDDRFEFDAEECNVANGKWVFNHSIKPLYSDISCPYIERQFSCVKNGRNDTDYMHWEWQPEDCNLPRFNPELALRKLQGKRLMFVGDSLQRNQWESFVCLVEWIIPQDQKSMERRNIHSVFKAMQYNATIEFYWAPYIVESNSDIDIIGDPKKRIIKVDAIMDRAKNWTAVDILVFNTYVWWMSSAKIKSLWGSFANGEEGYEELDNSIAYKLALKTWANWVDSTINPNKTKVFFTTMSPTHSRSEDWGNMEGVKCFNETKPVRKKNHWGTGSNKDIMNVVSRVMKKMKVPVSVINITQISEYRIDGHSSVYTETGGKLLTEEERANPQNADCIHWCLPGIPDTWNQILLAML; from the exons ATGATGATGAAGCCTCCAAGAGTAGGAATAGTAAAGCTTCCTCTGACAACGATTATCATCACTCTATGTGTTCTTGTCTTCATGGCTCTGTTGTATGCTGAGAAATTCAGTTCCTTTTCATCAATCTCAATTATCAAGCTCAAGCCTTTTTGTCCAAGAAAGAGCACTGAACCCAAATCTA CAGACGATAAAAGAGTAAAGGAGGACGAGGTTGGAAAAGAGGTTGTGAATGCATCATGGGTCGATGACAGGTTTGAATTTGATGCTGAAGAATGCAATGTTGCAAATGGAAAATGGGTTTTCAACCATTCAATAAAGCCACTATATTCTGACATAAGCTGCCCCTATATAGAGAGGCAGTTTTCTTGtgtcaaaaatggaagaaatgaTACTGATTACATGCACTGGGAATGGCAGCCAGAAGATTGCAACTTGCCAAG ATTCAATCCTGAGCTAGCTCTGAGAAAGCTTCAAGGAAAAAGGCTTATGTTTGTTGGGGATTCACTACAAAGAAACCAATGGGaatcttttgtttgtttggtgGAATGGATCATACCTCAAGACCAGAAATCTATGGAAAGAAGAAATATTCACTCAGTCTTCAAAGCTATG CAATACAATGCTACTATAGAATTCTATTGGGCTCCATACATAGTAGAGTCCAACTCTGATATTGATATCATaggagatccaaagaagaggatAATAAAAGTGGATGCTATCATGGACAGAGCCAAAAATTGGACAGCAGTGGACATTCTTGTTTTCAATACCTATGTTTGGTGGATGAGCAGTGCTAAGATTAAATCACT gTGGGGTTCATTTGCAAATGGAGAAGAAGGGTACGAAGAATTAGACAACTCAATTGCTTACAAGTTAGCTTTGAAGACTTGGGCGAATTGGGTTGACTCAACTATCAATCCAAACAAAACCAAGGTCTTCTTCACAACAATGTCTCCCACACACTCAAG aaGTGAAGATTGGGGCAACATGGAAGGTGTGAAATGTTTCAATGAGACAAAGCCTGTGAGGAAAAAGAATCACTGGGGAACTGGTTCTAACAAGGACATAATGAATGTAGTGTCCAGAGtgatgaagaaaatgaaggTTCCAGTGAGTGTTATAAACATAACACAGATCTCAGAATACAGAATTGATGGCCACTCTTCAGTTTACACTGAAACCGGAGGCAAATTGCTAACTGAGGAAGAAAGGGCCAATCCCCAAAATGCGGATTGCATACATTGGTGTTTGCCTGGAATACCAGACACATGGAATCAAATATTATTGGCAATGTTATAA
- the LOC107484982 gene encoding protein trichome birefringence-like 3 isoform X2, which produces MMMKPPRVGIVKLPLTTIIITLCVLVFMALLYAEKFSSFSSISIIKLKPFCPRKSTEPKSNDKRVKEDEVGKEVVNASWVDDRFEFDAEECNVANGKWVFNHSIKPLYSDISCPYIERQFSCVKNGRNDTDYMHWEWQPEDCNLPRFNPELALRKLQGKRLMFVGDSLQRNQWESFVCLVEWIIPQDQKSMERRNIHSVFKAMQYNATIEFYWAPYIVESNSDIDIIGDPKKRIIKVDAIMDRAKNWTAVDILVFNTYVWWMSSAKIKSLWGSFANGEEGYEELDNSIAYKLALKTWANWVDSTINPNKTKVFFTTMSPTHSRSEDWGNMEGVKCFNETKPVRKKNHWGTGSNKDIMNVVSRVMKKMKVPVSVINITQISEYRIDGHSSVYTETGGKLLTEEERANPQNADCIHWCLPGIPDTWNQILLAML; this is translated from the exons ATGATGATGAAGCCTCCAAGAGTAGGAATAGTAAAGCTTCCTCTGACAACGATTATCATCACTCTATGTGTTCTTGTCTTCATGGCTCTGTTGTATGCTGAGAAATTCAGTTCCTTTTCATCAATCTCAATTATCAAGCTCAAGCCTTTTTGTCCAAGAAAGAGCACTGAACCCAAATCTA ACGATAAAAGAGTAAAGGAGGACGAGGTTGGAAAAGAGGTTGTGAATGCATCATGGGTCGATGACAGGTTTGAATTTGATGCTGAAGAATGCAATGTTGCAAATGGAAAATGGGTTTTCAACCATTCAATAAAGCCACTATATTCTGACATAAGCTGCCCCTATATAGAGAGGCAGTTTTCTTGtgtcaaaaatggaagaaatgaTACTGATTACATGCACTGGGAATGGCAGCCAGAAGATTGCAACTTGCCAAG ATTCAATCCTGAGCTAGCTCTGAGAAAGCTTCAAGGAAAAAGGCTTATGTTTGTTGGGGATTCACTACAAAGAAACCAATGGGaatcttttgtttgtttggtgGAATGGATCATACCTCAAGACCAGAAATCTATGGAAAGAAGAAATATTCACTCAGTCTTCAAAGCTATG CAATACAATGCTACTATAGAATTCTATTGGGCTCCATACATAGTAGAGTCCAACTCTGATATTGATATCATaggagatccaaagaagaggatAATAAAAGTGGATGCTATCATGGACAGAGCCAAAAATTGGACAGCAGTGGACATTCTTGTTTTCAATACCTATGTTTGGTGGATGAGCAGTGCTAAGATTAAATCACT gTGGGGTTCATTTGCAAATGGAGAAGAAGGGTACGAAGAATTAGACAACTCAATTGCTTACAAGTTAGCTTTGAAGACTTGGGCGAATTGGGTTGACTCAACTATCAATCCAAACAAAACCAAGGTCTTCTTCACAACAATGTCTCCCACACACTCAAG aaGTGAAGATTGGGGCAACATGGAAGGTGTGAAATGTTTCAATGAGACAAAGCCTGTGAGGAAAAAGAATCACTGGGGAACTGGTTCTAACAAGGACATAATGAATGTAGTGTCCAGAGtgatgaagaaaatgaaggTTCCAGTGAGTGTTATAAACATAACACAGATCTCAGAATACAGAATTGATGGCCACTCTTCAGTTTACACTGAAACCGGAGGCAAATTGCTAACTGAGGAAGAAAGGGCCAATCCCCAAAATGCGGATTGCATACATTGGTGTTTGCCTGGAATACCAGACACATGGAATCAAATATTATTGGCAATGTTATAA
- the LOC107484941 gene encoding uncharacterized protein LOC107484941, whose translation MDVVQGPGDQGRGAGAEGAASVALLRGRRRSPRQHTEQRTRTRPFGGTGGDSAIIMQELRHRVQNLERQLADQERDGRSTDPSYTPSPESQERDSHQSRQRRTSASRTEAESTREESPIPRRRNDTIIYSRGRETRRMARDREDMRSGRTRQPVIMGVTPFHHSILEVRLPKHFNKPTDMRYDGTQDPLEHLTAFEARMNLEGVGDEVRCRAFPMTLAGPAIRWFNGLPQGSIYSFSDISRAFLAQFTTRIAKAKHPINLLGITQRQGEPTRKYLDRFNDECLKIDGLTDSVASLCLTNGLLNENFRKHLTTKPVWTMHEIQTVAKEYINDEEVSRVVAANKRQSGYSQARQQGNGERAKEQAREEAPSKTPRPFPRVGKFANYTPLTLPIMEVYQQIAEKGILPKPRPVKDRTGGNKNLYCDYHKGYGHQTQDCFDLKDALEQAIREGKLAVFSHLIREPRRCYRDQDEEGKTRSVKRRQEPEERDHGLTVINVVTAKNAAPKSRSAHKKDAKVLTVSSPLVRNSKKPPSISFGPEDQWFNDAPENPPWSLRPEWELASSNASLSTQELIQTSCSATCLTHLG comes from the coding sequence ATGGACGTTGTGCAGGGTCCCGGGGACCAGGGCCGAGGAGCCGGAGCAGAAGGGGCAGCCTCTGTCGCCTTGTTGAGGGGTCGGCGAAGGTCTCCCCGACAACACACTGAGCAACGCACGAGGACGCGACCCTTCGGGGGAACGGGCGGTGACAGCGCCATAATAATGCAGGAGTTACGTCACAGGGTCCAAAATTTGGAGCGACAGTTAGCCGACCAAGAGCGCGATGGACGAAGCACCGACCCCAGCTACACCCCGTCCCCTGAGAGCCAGGAGAGAGACTCCCACCAAAGCCGCCAGCGACGCACCTCCGCATCCCGAACGGAAGCGGAGAGCACCCGTGAAGAGTCCCCAATCCCGAGAAGACGAAATGATACCATTATCTACTCCCGTGGCAGAGAGACGCGCCGCATGGCACGAGATCGTGAGGACATGAGGTCCGGGAGGACTCGACAACCTGTGATAATGGGCGTCACCCCGTTCCACCATTCCATCCTCGAAGTCCGGTTGCCGAAACACTTCAacaaaccaacggacatgaggtacgatGGAACTCAAGACCCCCTAGAACATCTCACGGCCTTCGAGGCGAGGATGAACCTAGAAGGAGTAGGGGACGAGGTAAGATGCCGAGCTTTTCCGATGACCCTGGCGGGACCCGCGATCAGGTGGTTTAACGGCCTCCCGCAGGGATCCATCTACAGCTTCTCGGACATCAGTCGTGCGTTCCTGGCCCAGTTTACGACGCGAATAGCAAAGGCAAAGCACCCGATCAACCTTTTAGGGATAACACAAAGACAGGGAGAGCCGACCAGGAAGTACCTGGATCGGTTCAACGACGAATGCTTGAAAATCGACGGCTTAACCGACTCGGTGGCCAGCCTTTGCCTGACGAACGGCCTCCTCAACGAAAACTTTCGAAAGCACCTTACCACGAAACCAGTTTGGACGATGCATGAGATCCAGACGGTAGCCAAGGAGTATATAAACGACGAGGAAGTCAGCCGAGTCGTGGCTGCCAATAAGCGGCAGTCCGGCTACAGCCAAGCTCGGCAACAGGGTAACGGAGAAAGAGCAAAGGAGCAAGCCAGGGAGGAGGCACCAAGCAAGACACCCAGGCCGTTCCCCCGGGTCGGGAAATTTGCTAACTACACCCCACTCACTCTCCCCATCATGGAAGTCTATCAGCAAATAGCCGAGAAGGGCATTCTGCCGAAGCCCCGACCAGTCAAGGACCGTACGGGAGGAAACAAGAACCTCTATTGTGACTACCACAAGGGTTACGGCCACCAAACGCAGGACTGTTTCGACCTGAAGGATGCACTCGAACAAGCGATAAGAGAAGGTAAACTAGCAGTATTCTCTCATCTTATCAGAGAACCGAGGAGGTGCTACCGCGACCAAGACGAAGAAGGCAAAACCCGCTCGGTGAAACGGCGACAAGAGCCAGAAGAAAGGGATCACGGCCTCACTGTGATAAACGTAGTGACAGCCAAAAATGCCGCGCCAAAATCCCGATCGGCACACAAGAAAGATGCTAAGGTCTTGACGGTCTCCTCCCCGTTGGTGCGAAACTCTAAGAAACCCCCCTCCATTTCTTTCGGCCCGGAAGATCAATGGTTCAACGACGCCCCAGAAAATCCCCCATGGTCATTACGGCCAGAGTGGGAACTGGCCTCGTCAAACGCATCCTTGTCGACACAGGAGCTGATTCAAACATCATGTTCCGCAACGTGTTTGACGCACTTGGGCTAA